In Pseudomonadota bacterium, the DNA window TGGCCCAGCCACACGGCCAGACCCCGGGACAGGCCCGGGGTGACAAGTGAGGTGGCGAGTGTGGAAAGTATGAGGGGCGAGGTCAGAAGACCTCGCGAGCCATCAGCCCGCAGCGCGGCGCGCCATTGGGAGCGCAGGAGCGCGAGCAGGGCGCAACTCAATAACTACTATTGGTCGTGGAATGCGTGGCCAAAAGATTGGCGGATGGGCTGCACCAGATAGGAAAGCATGGTGCGGTGGCCGGTGACGATGAGGGCCTCAGCGGGCATGCCAGCGGTGAGTTTGACGGTGGGGCCAAGGTCAGCGAGCTCGCCTTGCGCAATTTCGATGCGGGCGGTGTAGAAGCTTTCCTGGCTGCGCGCATCATCGACGCGGTCGGCGGAGACGGTCATCACTTTGCCTTGCACCGGCCGTAAATAGCGGGACTTGAAGGCGGTGAGGCGCACCTGCGCGAGGAGACCGGCATGCACCACATCAATATCCTGCGGTGAAACGCGCGCTTCGACGACGAGGCGGTCATCGCTTGGCACCAGCGTCATCAGCGGTTCGCCGGGTTGGACGACGCCCCCGACCGTGTGCACGGCAAGGCCGGTGATGGTACCTGCCATGGGTGCTTTGACCTCGACACGGCGGGCGACATCGCCGGTGGCGCGGGCCTGTTCTTCGAGGCTGGAGAGCTGCACTTGCGTGTCTTTCAGCTCGGCATTCACCTTGTTGAGGAAATCATTCTTCGCATTGAGGATCGTGATTTTCGATTCGTTGATGGTCTGGCTGGCGCGGCTGACCATGGCTTGCGCTTGCCCGCGCTGGCCGACCATATCTGCCGACTGGCGCTGCAGGGCAAGCAGGCGCGGCTTAAGCGCGTTGCCGGTTTTGAGCAGGCCCTCGACCACGGTGATTTCCTGATCGAGCAGGCCGATCTGGGTGTTGGCGGCGGCGATCTGGTCACGCAGGCCACGGATTTCTTCGCCACTTTGCGCCGCTTTCTGGTTAAGCACGCTGACCTGACCATCCAGCGCTTCGCGGCGGGTGGTGAAGAGGCGGCGCTGGGTTTCGAGCGCCTCTTTCACTTTCGAATTGCTGGCTTCCTGCTTCAGGTATTCGTCCGGGAAGGCAATGGCGGGCTTGCCGTCGCGCTCGGCGATGAGGCGTGCTTCGGTCGATTTAGCGGCGAGATACTGGCCGAGCACCTGATCGCTGCGGGCTTGCGCGTTGGTGCTATCGAGGCGCACGAGGATCTGGCCGGGG includes these proteins:
- a CDS encoding HlyD family type I secretion periplasmic adaptor subunit, whose amino-acid sequence is MSKHNLPILPPGSGNLPARSHGRKQVARLRRATGLIDRIAGRLLPYDAADQTTPDQRARPTILMGLMLMILLFGVVGLWAAIVPIAAGAIAPGRIVSETNSKTIQHLEGGIIKEILVRDGDVVTPGQILVRLDSTNAQARSDQVLGQYLAAKSTEARLIAERDGKPAIAFPDEYLKQEASNSKVKEALETQRRLFTTRREALDGQVSVLNQKAAQSGEEIRGLRDQIAAANTQIGLLDQEITVVEGLLKTGNALKPRLLALQRQSADMVGQRGQAQAMVSRASQTINESKITILNAKNDFLNKVNAELKDTQVQLSSLEEQARATGDVARRVEVKAPMAGTITGLAVHTVGGVVQPGEPLMTLVPSDDRLVVEARVSPQDIDVVHAGLLAQVRLTAFKSRYLRPVQGKVMTVSADRVDDARSQESFYTARIEIAQGELADLGPTVKLTAGMPAEALIVTGHRTMLSYLVQPIRQSFGHAFHDQ